In the Ruminococcus sp. OA3 genome, one interval contains:
- a CDS encoding histidinol-phosphatase HisJ family protein, protein MTCDLHIHSRYSFDSSESLAEICRWAVKRNIGVIAITDHCDMIQGRDGIAYYLEVEKQRIKAFEKVREEYQQLEVLYGIEIGNAIDCPEETRKFLKLRKFDFIIGAIHFLPDGGDIYKLPYRDAGEVKRMFRDYFISVEKLVRLGGFDSLAHLDYPLRVLKGKVSAPTIENYRELVEPILSGLILQGIALEVNTRGIYDWQGRVGPEDWVLTRYRELGGRLLTIGSDAHTAFRTGVGFENAAEMLRRTGFRSYTIYRGRKPVEIPI, encoded by the coding sequence TTGACTTGTGATCTGCATATTCACAGCCGGTATTCATTTGACAGCAGTGAGTCGCTTGCGGAGATCTGTCGTTGGGCCGTGAAACGAAATATAGGTGTCATAGCGATAACTGACCACTGCGATATGATACAGGGCAGGGATGGAATTGCTTACTATCTTGAGGTGGAGAAACAGAGGATAAAAGCATTCGAAAAAGTCCGTGAGGAGTATCAGCAGCTGGAGGTACTGTACGGTATTGAAATTGGTAATGCCATTGACTGCCCGGAGGAGACGAGGAAGTTTCTGAAATTAAGGAAATTTGATTTCATTATAGGTGCTATTCATTTTCTGCCTGACGGGGGTGATATTTATAAGCTCCCCTACCGGGATGCCGGGGAAGTAAAGAGGATGTTCCGGGATTACTTTATCTCAGTGGAAAAACTGGTCCGGCTGGGAGGGTTTGATTCCCTGGCACACCTGGATTATCCGCTGCGCGTACTGAAAGGGAAAGTCTCAGCTCCTACCATTGAGAACTATCGCGAGCTGGTTGAACCCATACTGTCAGGACTGATCCTCCAGGGTATTGCGCTGGAAGTAAACACCAGAGGAATCTATGACTGGCAGGGAAGGGTTGGACCGGAAGACTGGGTGCTGACACGTTACAGAGAACTGGGCGGCAGACTGCTTACTATTGGAAGTGACGCTCATACGGCATTCAGGACGGGTGTCGGATTTGAAAATGCGGCGGAAATGTTGCGGCGGACCGGGTTTCGGTCTTACACCATCTACCGCGGCAGGAAGCCAGTGGAAATACCTATATAG
- a CDS encoding sugar ABC transporter substrate-binding protein, with the protein MKRRLLAVLLTAGLVLSMTACGGKSEESASGSASEDASAEDTGGGEADAGGNDAAEDAGGADAKDISIAVNLKTLNSEYWGNVKAGCDKAAEELGIEVTVNGPDAESEIAQQVTQIGDQLAQDVDAIIVAPCDTDAVSGALESASGEIPVFFIDQDVDFPGKTSFVGTSNVDAAKKGGQYIGEKIGKDAKVVIIYGQEGESTSNARTQGYKEGLAEFGIEPIAEMSGNNVSDTAKAAMEDLLTRFNNEIDAVLCMNDDTAIGALSACQDAGVAEDITIIGFDGNQSAVELVAAGDLEATIAQQPTEMGYIATMNAYKAINGETVEKEVPVETIFITKDNAAEYVK; encoded by the coding sequence ATGAAGAGAAGATTATTGGCAGTGTTGCTGACTGCAGGACTGGTTCTGTCGATGACAGCGTGCGGAGGGAAGTCTGAGGAAAGTGCTTCGGGCAGTGCGTCAGAGGATGCATCTGCAGAGGACACGGGAGGCGGCGAAGCAGACGCAGGCGGAAATGATGCAGCAGAAGATGCCGGCGGAGCAGATGCGAAAGATATCAGCATCGCAGTTAATCTGAAAACACTGAACAGTGAATACTGGGGAAATGTTAAGGCCGGATGTGATAAAGCGGCTGAAGAGCTTGGTATCGAAGTCACTGTCAACGGGCCGGATGCGGAGAGTGAGATCGCTCAGCAGGTTACTCAGATCGGTGATCAGCTGGCGCAGGATGTAGATGCCATCATCGTCGCACCGTGTGATACGGATGCGGTATCCGGTGCACTGGAAAGTGCTTCGGGCGAGATCCCTGTCTTTTTTATCGATCAGGACGTGGATTTTCCGGGAAAAACATCTTTCGTAGGAACCAGTAACGTGGACGCTGCTAAAAAGGGCGGTCAGTATATCGGAGAAAAAATCGGAAAAGACGCCAAAGTAGTCATCATCTACGGACAGGAAGGCGAGAGTACATCCAATGCAAGAACTCAGGGTTACAAAGAGGGGCTTGCTGAGTTCGGAATCGAGCCGATTGCTGAGATGTCGGGAAATAACGTTTCCGATACTGCAAAGGCGGCAATGGAGGATCTGCTGACCCGTTTCAACAACGAAATTGATGCTGTTCTGTGCATGAATGATGACACGGCAATCGGTGCACTGTCAGCATGCCAGGATGCGGGTGTTGCAGAAGATATCACGATCATCGGATTCGATGGCAACCAGTCTGCAGTTGAACTGGTTGCGGCAGGCGATCTGGAGGCTACGATCGCGCAGCAGCCGACTGAAATGGGATACATTGCGACCATGAACGCGTACAAGGCAATTAACGGCGAAACTGTAGAAAAGGAAGTTCCGGTTGAAACGATCTTTATCACCAAAGATAATGCTGCAGAATATGTGAAATAA
- a CDS encoding Gfo/Idh/MocA family oxidoreductase, whose amino-acid sequence MKKLRIGVIGLGRLGYHHAMNVTKSQRAALTAVSDPFPDALKRAVDNFDVEGYADYKEMIVSDDVDAIVVATPTKTHYDVLMDCIATKKPIFVEKPITFTVEESEVIMKEVEKQGVFLQVGFMRRFDPGHMAAKEAVMSGKCGKPIYIHDCQRDPNGPPPAYVPESGGLFVDMGIHDLDVARWLMGREITEIYAQGAVLKHEFLKELNDVDDGQMLLKFQDGGLGMIEISRNANDVYDTRTEVIGLEKSVFVGQNQLTPYTMIGNQEITVDMANWCLGRFKDAYEIEMQTFIDCVLEGKPSQVTAYDGMMGIKLALAATESHRSGKSVTLEY is encoded by the coding sequence ATGAAAAAACTGAGAATCGGTGTCATCGGTCTGGGGAGACTGGGATATCATCACGCAATGAATGTAACAAAGAGTCAGAGGGCAGCGCTTACTGCGGTATCAGATCCTTTTCCGGATGCACTGAAAAGAGCCGTCGATAATTTCGATGTAGAGGGCTATGCGGATTATAAAGAGATGATAGTCAGTGATGATGTGGATGCGATCGTGGTGGCGACCCCTACCAAGACACATTATGATGTACTGATGGACTGTATTGCAACCAAAAAACCGATATTTGTAGAAAAACCGATCACCTTTACGGTAGAAGAATCAGAGGTGATTATGAAGGAAGTGGAAAAGCAGGGTGTATTCCTTCAGGTAGGGTTCATGCGGCGGTTTGATCCCGGCCATATGGCGGCGAAAGAAGCTGTTATGAGTGGAAAATGTGGTAAGCCGATCTACATTCATGACTGCCAGAGGGACCCCAACGGTCCGCCACCTGCATACGTTCCGGAAAGCGGAGGCCTCTTCGTGGACATGGGTATTCATGACCTGGACGTTGCGCGATGGCTGATGGGAAGAGAGATCACAGAGATCTATGCACAGGGTGCAGTGCTGAAACATGAGTTCCTGAAAGAATTAAATGATGTGGATGACGGACAGATGCTGTTGAAATTCCAGGACGGCGGCCTCGGTATGATCGAGATCAGCAGAAATGCAAATGATGTATACGATACACGGACAGAGGTTATCGGTCTTGAGAAGAGTGTATTTGTCGGACAGAATCAACTCACACCGTACACAATGATCGGAAATCAGGAGATCACCGTAGACATGGCAAACTGGTGTCTGGGAAGATTTAAAGATGCTTACGAGATAGAGATGCAGACATTTATCGACTGCGTACTCGAAGGAAAACCGTCGCAGGTGACGGCTTATGACGGTATGATGGGGATTAAGCTTGCACTGGCTGCAACAGAATCACACCGCTCAGGCAAATCGGTTACATTAGAATATTAA
- a CDS encoding ABC transporter ATP-binding protein, which produces MSYIRFDHVNKYFGENHVLRDITLDIAQGELVTFLGPSGCGKSTLLRCLSGLESVTDGKIYLEGNDITELEPKKRGIGMVFQQYSLFPNLTVEQNVAFGLKIQKRPKREIYQRVQEMLEIVGLKEKLHQYPGELSGGQQQRVALARALVTEPKVLLLDEPLSAIDALLRRNLQVEIRRIQKELNITTLFVTHDQDEAIVMSDHIHLFNVGTIEQSGVPVELYTKPRTRFAATFIGHYNIIDAKLFENCSGIKIACKDIAIRPEIIEISKVPREHMDTVTMKGSIAGSLSHGNIIRYIVECGGFQLDVDILFDASKLFADGEEIYLSFGKEHVLELE; this is translated from the coding sequence ATGTCGTATATCAGGTTTGACCATGTCAATAAATATTTTGGAGAGAATCACGTTTTGCGTGACATAACGCTGGATATTGCGCAGGGGGAACTGGTGACTTTTCTCGGACCGTCCGGGTGCGGAAAATCAACACTGCTCCGCTGCCTTTCCGGTCTGGAGTCTGTGACGGACGGGAAAATCTATCTGGAGGGAAATGACATCACGGAGCTGGAGCCAAAGAAACGGGGCATCGGCATGGTGTTTCAGCAATACAGTCTTTTTCCGAATCTTACGGTGGAGCAGAATGTGGCGTTTGGCCTGAAGATCCAGAAACGGCCGAAGCGGGAAATCTATCAGCGGGTACAGGAAATGCTGGAGATCGTCGGTTTGAAAGAAAAGCTTCATCAGTATCCGGGAGAATTGTCCGGCGGGCAGCAGCAGCGCGTTGCACTGGCACGAGCCCTGGTGACGGAACCGAAAGTTCTGCTTCTGGATGAACCACTGTCTGCGATTGATGCGCTGCTCAGAAGAAATCTGCAGGTGGAGATCCGCCGTATACAGAAAGAGTTGAACATTACAACCTTATTCGTCACACATGATCAGGATGAGGCGATTGTGATGTCTGATCATATCCATCTCTTCAATGTGGGCACCATTGAACAGTCCGGAGTGCCGGTGGAACTGTATACGAAACCACGGACGAGGTTTGCGGCAACCTTTATCGGACACTATAATATCATCGATGCAAAGCTTTTTGAGAATTGCAGCGGCATAAAAATCGCCTGTAAGGATATCGCCATCCGCCCTGAGATCATTGAGATCAGCAAAGTACCTCGGGAGCATATGGATACAGTTACCATGAAAGGAAGCATAGCGGGAAGCCTGTCACATGGAAATATTATCAGATATATTGTTGAGTGTGGCGGTTT
- a CDS encoding ABC transporter permease subunit — protein MKKNRILYHTILIVLAIVLLLPVIVTLVYSLSESWLTLLPSGFPNFAYWKELFTARPDFWAAIGRSLVISVFPIFISGICVIMGMYVAILYFPKVDTVMQSISMIPYTLRGVVLAISVLALYAGNVTIFGNRMVMLVCVYCVVILPFVYRGIRNNLYAINVRQLLEAAELLGANGLYTFFRIIVPNMLSGILVSALMALGAIFTDYAVIKIIAGSRYETAQAVLYNAQKREAGPMTSVIVVMMFGITLLIAVISYSLQNRTRKSSKTERGE, from the coding sequence ATGAAAAAAAACAGGATCTTGTATCATACAATATTGATCGTACTGGCAATTGTTCTTTTACTTCCGGTGATCGTGACGCTGGTTTATTCTCTCTCGGAAAGCTGGCTGACCCTTTTGCCCAGCGGATTCCCCAATTTTGCATACTGGAAAGAGCTTTTCACTGCAAGGCCGGATTTCTGGGCGGCGATCGGACGAAGCCTGGTCATCAGTGTATTTCCGATCTTTATCTCGGGAATCTGTGTGATCATGGGCATGTATGTTGCGATCTTGTATTTTCCAAAGGTCGATACTGTCATGCAGAGCATATCCATGATTCCCTATACGCTGCGGGGGGTAGTCCTTGCTATCTCTGTACTGGCCCTCTATGCGGGAAATGTGACGATATTCGGCAACAGAATGGTCATGCTGGTGTGTGTCTACTGTGTGGTGATTCTGCCTTTTGTGTACAGGGGTATTCGCAATAATCTTTACGCCATCAATGTGCGGCAGCTGCTGGAAGCGGCGGAGCTTCTGGGGGCAAACGGACTTTACACGTTTTTTCGGATCATTGTACCCAATATGCTCTCTGGTATTCTTGTATCTGCGCTGATGGCTCTGGGTGCTATTTTTACGGACTATGCCGTTATTAAAATTATTGCAGGCAGCAGGTATGAAACAGCGCAGGCGGTGCTGTATAATGCCCAGAAAAGAGAAGCGGGACCTATGACCAGTGTTATCGTAGTTATGATGTTCGGCATTACGCTGCTGATCGCTGTCATCTCATACAGTCTGCAAAACAGAACCAGAAAAAGTTCAAAAACGGAGCGGGGGGAATAA
- a CDS encoding sugar phosphate isomerase/epimerase family protein: protein MNVKLGICNFCVPGTGVFAPQIVSEMGLDGMSLEFGSYEHGWALSQKKIQDLYLDAQQKYGIEYANIGCSDGDNVPFFTPEGDPMYDAVNHWVTKAVDAAEYMKIPMVFFSNFNASLADTEEKLELTAKRYRYLCDYAADKGIEISCENPLSVEKQLQLVDMVDRENFSLFYDSDNYTYFTEYKQVDVLKGIYPHMGNQLHVKDSTKGCIANAVIGTGVADFYGSIDYLKEQNYEGWIILENLYELAPMRHLNPDYFELMKEDVRVLKEATK from the coding sequence ATGAATGTAAAATTGGGGATTTGTAACTTCTGCGTTCCGGGAACCGGAGTTTTTGCACCGCAGATCGTATCGGAAATGGGGCTGGATGGAATGTCTCTGGAGTTCGGCAGCTACGAGCACGGCTGGGCCCTGTCCCAGAAAAAGATTCAGGATTTATACCTGGACGCACAGCAGAAATATGGCATTGAATATGCCAATATCGGATGCAGTGACGGTGACAATGTACCATTCTTCACACCCGAGGGTGATCCCATGTACGACGCAGTCAATCACTGGGTAACAAAAGCTGTGGATGCCGCAGAATACATGAAAATACCGATGGTGTTCTTCTCCAACTTCAATGCCAGCCTGGCAGACACGGAGGAAAAACTGGAACTGACAGCAAAGAGGTACCGTTATCTCTGTGACTATGCCGCTGACAAGGGCATTGAAATATCATGTGAGAATCCTCTGAGTGTCGAGAAACAGCTTCAGCTGGTGGACATGGTTGACCGTGAAAACTTTTCCCTGTTCTACGACAGTGATAATTATACATACTTTACAGAATATAAACAGGTGGATGTGCTAAAAGGGATTTATCCGCATATGGGCAATCAGCTGCATGTGAAAGACAGTACAAAGGGCTGTATCGCAAACGCGGTGATCGGGACTGGCGTCGCAGATTTCTACGGCTCCATCGACTATCTGAAAGAGCAGAATTATGAAGGCTGGATCATCCTTGAGAACCTGTATGAACTTGCACCGATGCGCCATCTGAATCCGGATTATTTTGAACTGATGAAAGAGGATGTGCGTGTGCTGAAAGAAGCCACAAAATAG
- a CDS encoding alkaline phosphatase family protein: MADAKVILIMIDALGYETAWARCGYLGHLVEQNKGALYRVKGELPAQSRPMYETVLTGLTVREHGICSNEMVRPSKCENLFSIAKKNGKTTAAAAYMWIAELYNGITAYCSLTDRYQLGNAAGLIENGIFYCVDDYPDSHLYADGDYLRKAFHPDFLLIHPMNVDDQGHKHGQGSRAYEHAAEMSINIIDCYLDQWRQDGYDVVVTADHGMDELGYHFGDTRLQREVPLFIISDQIQPGNYGDHTVSQLNVAPLVCRLMGMEFSGGMVDPSKEIRW; encoded by the coding sequence ATGGCTGATGCAAAAGTAATATTGATCATGATTGATGCGCTGGGGTATGAGACGGCGTGGGCGAGATGCGGGTATCTCGGCCATCTGGTGGAACAGAATAAAGGGGCTCTCTATCGGGTGAAAGGAGAGCTTCCGGCACAGTCAAGACCCATGTACGAGACTGTGCTGACGGGGCTTACCGTCCGGGAACACGGGATCTGTTCAAATGAAATGGTCCGCCCAAGTAAATGTGAAAACCTTTTTTCAATAGCGAAGAAAAACGGGAAAACGACAGCCGCAGCTGCTTACATGTGGATTGCAGAATTGTACAATGGGATTACGGCGTATTGTTCGCTGACGGACCGTTATCAACTGGGAAATGCTGCAGGGCTTATTGAAAACGGGATTTTTTACTGTGTTGATGATTACCCTGACAGCCATCTTTATGCTGACGGTGACTATCTGAGAAAAGCATTTCACCCGGATTTTCTGCTGATCCACCCCATGAATGTAGACGATCAGGGGCATAAACACGGACAGGGAAGCAGAGCGTATGAGCATGCGGCTGAAATGTCAATCAACATCATCGACTGTTATCTTGACCAGTGGCGCCAGGATGGGTATGATGTGGTCGTTACTGCGGATCACGGCATGGATGAGCTGGGGTATCATTTTGGGGATACACGGCTTCAAAGAGAGGTTCCCTTGTTTATTATTTCAGATCAGATACAGCCGGGGAACTATGGGGACCATACGGTTTCTCAATTAAATGTAGCTCCGCTGGTATGCAGATTAATGGGAATGGAGTTCTCCGGGGGCATGGTGGATCCGTCAAAAGAAATCAGGTGGTGA
- a CDS encoding ABC transporter permease subunit: protein MMKQKLKKMIHLLPAAPFFILVFFFLALPFCNMVIQSFLDPKSGSVTLQNYVAVFTKPAYYMATWNSVKVAVIGTAAGMLLSFFAALAVSALGIPARKRFMPVLNMTQNFAGFPLAFAFMLMLGHNGFIRLMAENSKFQVLTGFNLYSSEGMVPMFVWFAIPLGTLLLIPGFEAIRKEWKESATLMGATGFQFWIKVGIPNLAPTLLGTTSMVFADSITTYTTVYMIMGSNATMLPIKIAGMFSGDSKQQTELGSALSITMIVIILAVMGITNLIKKKYVKGGIGQ from the coding sequence ATGATGAAACAGAAACTGAAAAAAATGATTCATTTACTCCCGGCTGCTCCGTTTTTTATTCTGGTGTTCTTCTTTTTGGCGCTTCCTTTCTGCAATATGGTCATCCAAAGCTTTCTGGATCCGAAGAGCGGGAGCGTGACCCTGCAGAATTACGTGGCAGTCTTTACGAAACCTGCGTATTATATGGCTACCTGGAACAGCGTAAAAGTTGCAGTGATCGGTACTGCAGCGGGCATGCTCCTGTCATTTTTTGCAGCACTTGCTGTGTCTGCGCTGGGAATCCCGGCCAGAAAGAGGTTTATGCCTGTTTTGAATATGACGCAGAATTTTGCAGGGTTCCCGCTGGCGTTTGCGTTTATGCTGATGCTGGGACACAATGGTTTTATTCGGCTTATGGCGGAAAATTCAAAGTTCCAGGTGCTCACCGGTTTTAATCTTTACAGCAGTGAGGGGATGGTACCGATGTTTGTATGGTTTGCAATTCCCCTGGGAACGCTGCTTTTGATTCCTGGATTTGAGGCGATTCGCAAAGAGTGGAAGGAATCAGCCACTCTGATGGGTGCCACGGGCTTTCAGTTCTGGATAAAGGTTGGCATACCCAACCTGGCGCCCACTCTGCTGGGAACCACCAGCATGGTGTTCGCGGATTCCATTACAACTTATACGACAGTGTATATGATCATGGGTTCCAATGCAACCATGCTTCCAATTAAGATTGCAGGTATGTTTTCGGGCGATTCCAAGCAGCAGACAGAACTGGGGTCGGCGCTTTCGATCACCATGATCGTTATCATACTGGCTGTGATGGGGATTACGAATCTCATCAAGAAAAAATACGTAAAAGGAGGGATTGGACAATGA
- a CDS encoding DeoR/GlpR family DNA-binding transcription regulator has translation MKQDRLGQMKQLYYEKKNISNKELCETFSISLETVRRDLKQLEQEGIVKRVYGGAVLRPDNDSPADMEPWNVRSVQNQREKAQIAVEMLHRIPDSCTIALDSGTSIFELAKLLNQKEDLTIITNSIHIALEISTRTNHTLYFIGGAMKKDELITTGMLSVDFLNCFSRIDLAIVSTDGFNVNEGLTDFNIEMGMLKRSIFEKASKILVAADYSKFSINALYKTCSSEALDLVITDSKAPAESIEYLRSAGVDVVIASSDEETAP, from the coding sequence ATGAAGCAAGACAGACTTGGTCAAATGAAACAATTATATTATGAAAAAAAAAATATCTCCAACAAAGAGCTGTGTGAGACTTTCAGCATATCCCTCGAAACAGTACGCCGTGATTTGAAGCAGCTGGAGCAGGAAGGGATCGTTAAGCGCGTTTACGGCGGAGCCGTACTGCGCCCGGACAACGATTCCCCCGCTGACATGGAGCCCTGGAATGTCCGCTCTGTACAGAACCAGCGCGAAAAAGCTCAGATTGCAGTAGAAATGCTTCACCGGATTCCGGACAGCTGCACCATCGCACTGGATTCCGGCACCTCAATTTTCGAACTGGCGAAACTTCTGAATCAAAAAGAGGATCTTACGATCATCACCAACTCCATACACATTGCGCTGGAGATCAGTACCCGAACCAACCATACGCTTTATTTCATCGGAGGCGCCATGAAAAAGGATGAACTGATCACCACAGGTATGTTGTCTGTGGATTTTCTCAACTGCTTTTCCAGAATCGATCTGGCAATCGTCAGTACAGACGGATTCAACGTCAACGAAGGGCTGACCGATTTTAATATCGAGATGGGCATGTTGAAGCGCAGCATCTTTGAAAAAGCCAGTAAAATTCTGGTGGCAGCAGATTACAGTAAATTTTCCATCAACGCTCTGTATAAGACATGTTCTTCAGAAGCACTGGATCTTGTGATCACAGATTCAAAAGCGCCTGCAGAATCTATCGAGTACCTGAGAAGTGCCGGCGTGGATGTCGTCATCGCTTCCTCCGATGAAGAGACGGCCCCCTGA
- a CDS encoding extracellular solute-binding protein, protein MKFRKAAALVLVTVMATAVFAGCGKGDAGEGEVKGEDQEKALDLRTLTLDEIEEGAKKEGRVSSVGMPDEWAHWDLSWASVLEKYGLEHDDVDLSSGEEIATFVAEKDDPTKDVGDVGYAFTSTAMAEECLQPYKVSCWDSIPDWAKDPDGNWTVSYTGTTCFIFNDAAIEGEDLPTTWQELMESDIVVNMGNVVGGASSQANILACAIAMGGGFDDVQPGIDYFKKLAEQGRIHPSEGQVSEMVSGEVECFGGRFDFNGTAWADEYNAQELEGLHITTVIPQDGAITTGYALIINKWAPHPHAAAQTVEYMLSEEGQIERAYGGARPIRSDIEIPADAPVLGDEWYENTTSPESADALQEACDEIARLWEEEVIPLLG, encoded by the coding sequence ATGAAGTTTAGAAAAGCGGCGGCGTTAGTCCTGGTGACCGTTATGGCTACAGCGGTCTTTGCCGGGTGTGGAAAAGGTGATGCGGGGGAAGGAGAAGTGAAAGGAGAGGATCAGGAGAAAGCACTGGACCTTCGTACGTTAACTTTGGATGAAATTGAAGAGGGAGCAAAAAAAGAGGGCAGAGTCTCTTCGGTGGGAATGCCGGATGAGTGGGCGCACTGGGATCTGAGCTGGGCTTCTGTCCTTGAAAAGTATGGACTGGAACATGACGATGTGGATCTGAGTTCAGGCGAAGAGATCGCAACTTTTGTGGCAGAAAAAGATGATCCTACGAAAGATGTAGGAGATGTGGGCTATGCATTTACCTCCACGGCAATGGCCGAAGAGTGTCTTCAGCCCTATAAGGTTTCCTGCTGGGATTCCATTCCTGACTGGGCAAAGGATCCGGACGGTAACTGGACCGTAAGTTATACGGGAACCACATGTTTTATTTTTAACGATGCGGCTATCGAAGGGGAAGACCTTCCGACAACCTGGCAGGAGCTTATGGAAAGCGATATTGTGGTAAATATGGGGAATGTAGTAGGAGGGGCGTCTTCTCAGGCAAATATCCTTGCATGCGCCATCGCCATGGGAGGCGGATTCGACGATGTGCAGCCAGGGATTGATTATTTTAAAAAGCTGGCCGAACAGGGGCGGATCCATCCCTCAGAGGGACAGGTGTCAGAAATGGTTTCCGGTGAGGTGGAGTGTTTTGGAGGAAGGTTTGATTTCAACGGCACTGCGTGGGCGGATGAGTACAATGCCCAGGAACTTGAGGGACTCCATATTACGACTGTAATTCCACAGGACGGCGCCATTACGACGGGATATGCACTCATCATTAATAAATGGGCACCGCATCCCCATGCGGCTGCTCAGACTGTGGAATATATGCTCAGCGAAGAGGGACAGATCGAGAGGGCATACGGCGGCGCGCGTCCCATACGGTCAGATATCGAGATTCCGGCAGATGCGCCTGTACTTGGAGACGAATGGTATGAAAATACGACATCCCCGGAAAGTGCAGATGCCCTGCAGGAAGCCTGTGATGAGATCGCACGCCTCTGGGAAGAGGAGGTTATTCCGCTGCTTGGATGA
- a CDS encoding ABC transporter permease, with product MKKNMKSALMKIAPLLALIILGIILAFMLPGKFLRGSNLMNILKQAGINCMISGGMLVVLITAGIDLSVGSNTVLGACFIGVLMQKFGITNPFVLMGAALLICTLMGFVNGTLLTRLNLPHPFVSTLGMKNVLLGFALLITDSTPIGFMNKGVDSTLFLGSATIGDFPVSFIVVIIVYAIFHVFLTRTALGRQIYCVGGNAEAARLSGIKSKNVLTFVYSLSGFMCGLAAIILVGRVTTANATAGTTYDTDAIAACIIGGASFTGGKGTIWGTMMGAILIATIRNGLNLFGTKNDIQYIVIGAVIILAVTIDVVRNQMEAKARRLAAK from the coding sequence ATGAAAAAGAATATGAAAAGTGCATTGATGAAGATCGCGCCACTGCTGGCGCTGATCATACTGGGAATCATCCTGGCATTTATGCTTCCGGGGAAATTTTTAAGGGGCAGCAACCTTATGAATATTCTGAAGCAGGCCGGTATCAACTGCATGATTTCCGGGGGTATGCTGGTGGTACTTATCACAGCCGGTATCGACTTATCCGTTGGTTCCAATACGGTACTGGGTGCCTGCTTTATCGGAGTGCTGATGCAGAAATTTGGAATCACAAATCCATTTGTACTGATGGGAGCGGCGCTGCTGATCTGCACGCTCATGGGATTTGTCAACGGGACACTGCTGACAAGACTTAACCTGCCGCACCCTTTCGTATCGACACTTGGTATGAAAAATGTACTGCTTGGATTTGCGCTGCTGATTACAGATTCAACCCCAATTGGTTTTATGAACAAAGGTGTTGATTCGACACTGTTCCTGGGGTCTGCAACGATTGGAGACTTTCCGGTCAGCTTTATCGTGGTAATTATTGTTTACGCTATCTTTCATGTTTTTCTTACCAGGACAGCCCTGGGCCGCCAGATCTACTGTGTTGGGGGTAATGCAGAAGCGGCCCGTCTGTCCGGAATAAAGTCAAAGAATGTATTAACATTTGTCTATTCACTCTCCGGGTTTATGTGCGGCCTCGCCGCAATCATCCTGGTTGGCCGCGTGACAACGGCAAATGCGACGGCAGGCACTACATATGATACGGATGCGATCGCAGCCTGCATTATTGGCGGTGCGTCATTTACAGGCGGAAAAGGTACAATCTGGGGGACTATGATGGGCGCAATCCTGATCGCCACGATTCGAAATGGATTGAACCTGTTCGGAACCAAAAATGATATTCAATACATTGTCATTGGAGCGGTTATCATTCTTGCAGTTACGATAGATGTTGTCCGCAACCAGATGGAGGCAAAGGCCAGAAGACTGGCGGCCAAATAA